A genome region from Bradyrhizobium sp. WSM1417 includes the following:
- a CDS encoding helix-turn-helix domain-containing protein translates to MGTSLKPAHIDLPASPRPDPNHADCRGVASILARVGDKWSVFVIMMLSDGPKRFNELKRMINGISQRMLTLTLRGLERDGLVTRTIFPTIPPRVDYELTDLGRGLQQPVRALGEWAITHQEQIASARTRFDERTTP, encoded by the coding sequence ATGGGCACATCCCTGAAACCTGCGCACATCGATTTGCCCGCCTCACCAAGGCCGGATCCCAACCATGCGGACTGCCGCGGCGTCGCCTCGATCCTCGCGCGCGTCGGCGACAAATGGAGCGTGTTCGTCATCATGATGCTGAGTGACGGGCCGAAGCGCTTCAACGAGCTCAAGCGCATGATCAACGGCATTTCGCAGCGGATGCTGACCCTGACGCTGCGCGGGCTCGAGCGTGACGGCCTGGTCACGCGCACGATCTTTCCGACCATTCCGCCGCGCGTGGATTACGAGCTGACCGATCTCGGCCGCGGACTGCAGCAGCCGGTGAGGGCACTCGGCGAATGGGCGATCACGCATCAGGAGCAGATCGCCTCGGCGCGCACGCGCTTCGACGAGCGGACCACTCCTTAA